The Megalopta genalis isolate 19385.01 unplaced genomic scaffold, iyMegGena1_principal scaffold0819, whole genome shotgun sequence genome includes a window with the following:
- the LOC143263581 gene encoding uncharacterized protein LOC143263581, protein MSNQTNNFLHKNGSHNDYKNYGYSISMKRSFQQSQPQSQQKQLQIPRNARILGRRYSIAGNYFKFLEICVRVDENLRVEFVLGDNRGTEISFSMATWKLLVKTRDYIHNYFDADKKEKQIDETLSLQIVNFNGMSLIKLFDSQASIYVTKETMDNLYKLELCMDHIYSWLSENIPEIQDRFAKLVDIVKNSNKEQNYATFLINVGSSSIQRYFPLNEKNYHMLFFNVRLNRSTMDAFIVLNVE, encoded by the exons atgtcaaatcaaaccaataattttttacataaaaatggatctcacaacgattataaaaattatgg atactccatttcgatgaaacggtcgtttcaacagtcgcaaccccagtcgcagcagaagcagttgcagataccgcgcaacgcacgaatcttgggtagaagatactccatagccggcaattatttcaagttccttgaaatttgtgtacgcgtggatgaaaatttgcgcgtcgagtttgtcttgggggacaatcgtggaacagagatttctttttcaatggctacgtggaaactgctggtgaaaactagagattatattcacaattacttcgacgcggacaagaaggaaaaacaaattgatgagactttatcgttacaaattgtaaattttaatggaatgagtctaatcaagttgttcgattctcaagcatcgatttatgttacgaaagagacgatggataatttgtacaaattagagTTATGTATGGATCATATATATTCATGGTTATCAGAAAATATTCCAGAAATTCAGGATAGATTCGCGAAGCTCGTTGACATTGTAAAAAACTCCAATAAGGAGCAGAATTATGCGACC TTCTTAATCAACGTGGGTAGCTCGTCGATCCAACGATATTTTCCGCTCAACGAGAAAAATTACCACATGTTGTTCTTCAATGTACGATTGAATCGTTCGACTATGGACGCTTTCATAGTGCTGAATGTGGAATAG